The Fusarium falciforme chromosome 7, complete sequence genome window below encodes:
- a CDS encoding HET domain-containing protein produces the protein MISSRLLTGALALLAASVVNAGVCYPPSIRTLSTTVATSSSSIETTSTSESASTTETGASSDTTSAEPSTTDLVITTTSNAEATSDTTTSAATTTTSAPVDNTTAGSCTDANDCLLSTDPLCVLGLCECVNDVCVPQDIESCSVDADCSSGQICENGVSELSLELSIWQLQDSDKLGYHALSYTWGPPEGDGSYSSSDMRPILLNGRKFQVYPNLHDALVQLQDSLVAGYHWIDAICIN, from the exons AtgatctcgtctcgtcttctGACTGGGGCTCTCGCCCTACTAGCCGCCAGCGTCGTCAACGCTGGAGTGTGCTACCCGCCCTCCATCCGCACGCTTTCGACTACCGTTGCAACCAGCTCGTCCAGCATTGAGACTACCTCCACTAGCGAGAGCGCTAGCACGACCGAGACTGGGGCATCGAGTGATACCACAAGCGCTGAGCCTAGCACGACAGATCTCGtaatcaccaccacctccaatGCTGAGGCTACCAGCGACACCACCACATCGGCtgctaccaccaccacctccgccCCAGTCGACAACACAACAGCCGGCAGCTGCACCGACGCGAACGACTGTCTCCTCTCTACAGACCCTCTTTGTGTCCTCGGCCTGTGTGAATGCGTCAACGACGTTTGCGTTCCTCAGGACATCGAGAGCTGCTCGGTTGACGCCGACTGCTCTTCGGGCCAAATCTGTGAGAACGGAGTTT CGGAGTTGAGTCTCGAGCTAAGCATCTGGCAACTCCAAGATTCTGACAAGCTTGGCTATCACGCGCTCTCGTATACCTGGGGGCCACCCGAAGGGGACGGTAGTTACAGCTCTTCCGACATGCGCCCAATCCTACTCAACGGCAGGAAATTTCAGGTCTACCCCAACTTGCACGATGCTCTCGTCCAGCTTCAAGATTCTCTCGTCGCCGGGTATCACTGGATTGATGCCATTTGCATCAACTAG
- a CDS encoding HET domain-containing protein — MAHIYFSAAQVNVWIGRRNEDTPMVKALIGNLAMYINNVLAFEGALGPLLERKVKQLGLPSLTRENWLPLVKFYFQNWFRRSWVIQEVALARNVRIVMGDKGYITWEDLRDANGIMNRLGFYPGGLTEMQQGLGDEWMFPAIGYPAEMIVATGLCKSRDLNEPEYPFLLPQIEILTGSDSWRRGTAPTLAYLLMRCRRAHASDQRDKVYSLLGIAKFAATVKGAPTTCIEVGYTDSSTPGTVFIKATTFILEECNHLAFISLASLITCKNGENLELTPDLPSWVPDFSTSVQHATTTPLLCYSKHYEFDASWYRELGSLGLRIDGAELHVKAVRIGTLSVVSTSVAEALMLTWEFEPFAALLLKCAQRYTPTGELAVEAFWRTLIFDTETHGAHPASPELGSAFGCWVLLIILYYVQHSDLPGYGCEATIRCMKHYKALADRDADVAGDMLPDFDRVRDTLRRLGLVRNAEGKLVVDLPDEENRRIKRLGDSFGSLVNIFGYFRRFFLTEEGHMGMGGLAVKENDSVWVVSSCPVPLVLRRRQDGSYQLIGDSYVHGIMHGEAVKSARWEDVCIT; from the coding sequence ATGGCTCATATCTATTTCTCGGCTGCCCAAGTCAATGTCTGGATTGGAAGACGTAACGAAGACACACCCATGGTAAAGGCTCTAATCGGGAACTTGGCAATGTATATCAACAATGTGCTTGCCTTCGAGGGAGCCCTGGGTCCCCTGCTCGAGAGAAAGGTGAAACAACTTGGACTCCCATCCTTGACCAGGGAGAATTGGCTACCATTGGTGAAATTCTACTTTCAAAATTGGTTCAGGCGATCGTGGGTTATACAGGAAGTGGCACTGGCAAGAAATGTTCGTATTGTCATGGGCGACAAGGGGTACATCACTTGGGAGGACCTCAGAGATGCAAATGGCATCATGAACCGACTTGGATTCTACCCAGGCGGCCTGACCGAGATGCAGCAGGGACTGGGAGATGAATGGATGTTTCCCGCAATCGGTTATCCCGCCGAGATGATCGTGGCCACTGGCTTGTGCAAGTCTCGAGATCTCAACGAACCCGAGTACCCATTTCTGCTACCTCAAATCGAGATTCTCACCGGCTCCGACTCATGGAGAAGAGGCACGGCCCCGACGCTGGCGTACCTCCTGATGAGATGCCGGCGGGCTCACGCTTCTGATCAGCGAGACAAGGTGTACTCACTACTGGGTATAGCCAAGTTTGCAGCCACCGTCAAGGGGGCTCCCACAACTTGCATAGAGGTTGGCTACACAGATTCCTCGACGCCGGGGACGGTTTTCATAAAGGCAACAACCTTCATTCTCGAAGAATGCAATCATCTGGCTTTCATCTCCCTCGCAAGTCTAATTACATGCAAGAATGGCGAGAATCTCGAGCTAACGCCGGATTTGCCGTCTTGGGTCCCCGACTTCTCGACTTCAGTCCAGCACGCAACAACCACGCCGCTGCTCTGTTACTCAAAACATTATGAATTCGACGCTTCCTGGTACCGTGAGCTTGGATCCCTTGGCCTGCGCATCGATGGTGCCGAGCTTCATGTCAAAGCTGTTCGAATAGGGACGTTGTCAGTTGTTTCGACTTCCGTTGCTGAGGCTCTCATGCTCACCTGGGAATTTGAGCCTTTCGCTGCGCTTCTCCTGAAATGCGCCCAGCGTTACACTCCTACAGGCGAGCTGGCTGTCGAGGCCTTTTGGCGCACTCTCATTTTCGACACAGAGACGCACGGCGCACACCCAGCGAGCCCGGAACTAGGCAGTGCCTTTGGATGCTGGGTCCTTctgataatattatattatgtGCAACACTCCGATCTTCCTGGATATGGTTGTGAAGCGACCATTCGCTGCATGAAGCACTACAAAGCTCTCGCCGACCGGGACGCAGATGTTGCGGGTGACATGCTACCCGATTTTGATCGGGTACGAGACACGCTACGCCGGCTGGGCCTTGTTAGAAACGCAGAAGGGAAGCTGGTGGTCGATTTACCGGATGAAGAAAACCGCAGGATTAAACGGTTGGGCGATTCCTTCGGGTCTCTAGTGAACATCTTTGGGTATTTCCGGCGTTTCTTCCTGACAGAAGAGGGCCACATGGGGATGGGCGGTCTTGCAGTGAAGGAGAATGACAGTGTGTGGGTTGTTTCATCCTGTCCTGTGCCTTTGGTTCTGAGACGTCGGCAAGATGGCTCGTATCAGTTGATAGGAGATAGCTATGTGCACGGAATTATGCATGGCGAAGCAGTCAAGAGCGCCAGGTGGGAAGATGTATGTATTACTTAG
- a CDS encoding Zn(2)-C6 fungal-type domain-containing protein produces MSDQSQVDVGHKRGRRVTACIECRKRKKKCDRRWPCNHCRRRQSAHECKYESKVAPGSNEPAADQVTHSSTQGRVSVGGSAEASAAVISLGYMDDPVLNMIASTVQSNDTAKSLELSGPVLQASRAIPPRPYADMLVQSFFDNVNHHYCILYQPSFQASYEAWWSRRRDASYLCAMTTIAFTSLILRVCCNAIQFLPKDGQDRLECELGESATDLSQLYHEAANTLSDLLPPGAAGLVNAQQLFLGATWLKAEANFLESWHMLAGSVRQTQEIGIDTDKSTPDMTGYELDSRRRLWCALDTWDRFMTAVFNRPRIIGSDNSVPYPSTTLSLSGVSSDVPSAALAKVLENQLGRVLSGTKPGNHSLEESLATVESWMSTLPPVFSPLAPEKRWDEDAPWLRFQRLQLHCVGYMTQLALMKAALAVEPQQQNHIEKAMDIGILAMRVCQEFFDLCFPQQAKYFMVSFCPFDVAAFLCSILLRDGNRILSKRAEMVNAIGSALSISFRLRDYTKMGESTWAILNALVSRLQLEPGENEALGNLVRAHSLDDGELESMHRGQVLPSEGVTVSLSQWQNQNGFFGEGTEGSLDLGVLDGVWDWQSLSNEFNL; encoded by the exons ATGAGCGACCAATCCCAAGTCGATGTGGGACACAAGCGTGGTCGGAGAGTCACGGCGTGCATCGAGTgtcggaagaggaagaagaaatgtGACCGTCGGTGGCCATGCAACCACTGCCGGAGACGACAGTCGGCCCATGAGTGCAAATATGAGAGCAAGGTAGCTCCAGGGTCGAACGAGCCTGCTGCAGACCAAGTCACGCATAGTTCCACGCAAGGGCGTGTTTCTGTCGGTGGCTCTGCAGAAGCTTCCGCTGCCGTTATATCCCTCGGGTACATGGACGACCCGGTGCTCAACATGATTGCA AGCACGGTTCAGTCAAACGACACAGCAAAATCGCTGGAACTGTCAGGTCCAGTACTTCAAGCCTCTCGTGCCATTCCTCCACGTCCGTATGCCGATATGCTCGTACAGAGCTTCTTTGATAACGTCAACCACCATTACTGCATTCTCTATCAGCCATCTTTTCAGGCCTCTTACGAAGCCTGGTGGTCTCGCCGTCGGGATGCCTCATATCTCTGCGCCATGACTACTATTGCTTTTACCAGCTTGATCCTACGTGTCTGCTGCAATGCAATCCAGTTTCTACCGAAAGATGGACAAGATAGACTAGAGTGCGAGCTTGGAGAGTCTGCAACCGACCTCAGCCAGCTCTACCATGAGGCTGCAAATACATTGAGCGACCTTCTCCCCCCGGGTGCGGCAGGGCTCGTCAATGCTCAGCAGCTCTTTCTTGGGGCAACTTGGTTAAAGGCTGAGGCGAACTTCCTTGAATCGTGGCACATGCTGGCGGGGTCAGTAAGGCAGACACAAGAAATTG GCATCGATACCGATAAGTCAACCCCCGACATGACGGGATACGAGCTAGATTCACGAAGGCGGCTGTGGTGCGCTCTGGACACTTGGGATAG ATTTATGACAGCTGTCTTCAACCGGCCTCGCATCATAGGCTCCGATAACTCTGTGCCATATCCTAGCACTACTCTCAGCCTCTCTGGCGTTAGCTCGGATGTCCCTTCAGCAGCACTGGCCAAGGTTCTCGAGAACCAGCTCGGAAGGGTTCTATCGGGAACCAAGCCAGGAAATCACTCTCTGGAAGAGAGCCTTGCGACAGTCGAAAGCTGGATGTCTACTCTTCCACCGGTGTTCAGTCCGCTTGCCCCTGAAAAGCGATGGGATGAAGATGCTCCCTGGTTGCGGTTCCAGCGGCTGCAGTTGCATTGTGTCGGATACATGACCCAGCTGGCCCTCATGAAGGCGGCATTGGCAGTTGAGCCCCAACAGCAAAACCACATTGAGAAAGCTATGGACATCGGGATTTTGGCTATGCGTGTTTGTCAAGAATTCTTCGACCTCTGCTTTCCGCAACAGGCCAAGTATTTCATGGTCTCGTTCTGCCCGTTTGATGTTGCGGCGTTCCTATGCTCGATACTCCTCAGAGACGGAAACAGGATATTGTCGAAGAGAGCTGAAATGGTGAATGCGATTGGCTCCGCGCTTTCGATATCCTTCCGACTACGAGACTATACCAAGATGGGAGAATCGACGTGGGCCATACTCAACGCCTTGGTGTCACGACTCCAACTAGAGCCGGGTGAAAATGAGGCGCTGGGAAATTTGGTGAGAGCTCACAGCTTAGATGACGGAGAATTAGAGTCAATGCACAGGGGCCAAGTGCTTCCGAGTGAGGGAGTTACTGTCTCCTTGAGTCAATGGCAGAACCAAAACGGCTTTTTTGGTGAAGGTACCGAGGGAAGTCTTGATCTCGGGGTCTTGGATGGAGTCTGGGACTGGCAAAGTCTGTCGAATGAGTTTAACCTATAG
- a CDS encoding HET domain-containing protein, with amino-acid sequence MSRWHKSSCHSPRVSVEDGLPHCQSCDSSPNIQKLVSEQAGLSPPWSVPPDEKFGEMNLSWPESVLYSPQTQDTAMTDTREANKADDLGRQDEQSPIYNKKLQDGQFRLLYLPAVDDESCPIHASLEAYQTNDCPEYETVSYCWGGENDDTTLCKPVFLGDYWDILLQTNNCWSMLRYIRPRVGVRVVWVDAICIHQKDHRERESQVAIMGSIYQQCLRVMVYLGQDVVRPKSTDNRAYPARRDLNTESVSAIGLHQLLKMRYFQRVWVIQELILAPMVVIPTAYSFSRGGGLA; translated from the exons atgtctcgCTGGCATAAGTCGTCGTGCCACAGCCCGAGAGTGTCTGTTGAAGACGGACTGCCACACTGTCAATCTTGCGATAGTAGCCCAAACATCCAAAAACTCGTCTCGGAACAAGCAGGCCTCAGCCCGCCTTGGAGTGTCCCTCCCGATGAGAAGTTTGGCGAGATGAATCTATCTTGGCCGGAATCGGTTCTGTATAGTCCCCAGACCCAAGATACTGCAATGACGGATACCAGGGAAGCCAATAAGGCTGATGACCTGGGACGGCAGGATGAACAGTCCCCCATCTACAACAAGAAGCTCCAAGACGGCCAGTTCCGACTCCTTTATCTTCCcgctgttgatgatgagagctGCCCTATCCATGCCAGTCTTGAGGCTTATCAGACCAATGATTGCCCTGAATACGAAACGGTCTCATACTGCTGGGGAGGCGAAAATGACGATACAACGCTCTGCAAACCCGTATTTCTTGGTGATTATTGGGACATTCTCCTGCAAACCAATAATTGCTGGTCGATGCTTCGCTACATTCGTCCCCGAGTCGGAGTCCGTGTCGTCTGGGTAGACGCCATCTGTATCCATCAGAAGGATCACCGGGAACGCGAGAGCCAGGTTGCCATAATGGGTAGCATCTATCAACAGTGTTTGAGGGTAATGGTCTATCTTGGGCAAGACGTGGTTCGCCCCAAAAGTACCGACAACAGAGCTTATCCCGCGCGACGTGACCTGAACACAGAATCAGTTTCGGCCATTGGCCTGCATCAGTTGCTCAAGATGAGATATTTTCAGCGCGTTTGGGTCATCCAAGAGCTTATCCTAGCGCCCATGGTTGTCATACCA ACGGCCTACAGCTTCTCGCGAGGGGGTGGCTTGGCATGA
- a CDS encoding HET domain-containing protein: MDDGFVTSPNLADFLHLEDESVFYEEDLRPLRDDAAFRERLQELEQQGDDRSSASFEAWIIRSTIKDEISRSGEMATHDGSDMPTGIALPAGTIAVAPDGTVTQGHRPEHMSLTQLMLRDLVGLKNLRLSENRGADAHSYLLPSSSQGLSSTKPTTCPTCACLQDVYGKTTLQELQESRDRCKSCRLVVQILEFYKHGLNGKNRIRIFAPLTKNETLRICCQGDIARESEIPFMIEAFDLPGHRPLYPSIKPAADISGDTSSPEAFAKARYWLQHCVDDHKGCASNINVRLPTRLVRIRRDPFTHLTTVKLVETNNSFGRYACLSHCWGPQGSSGLLRTTSANYEAYLNAIPIQSLPRTFQHALITTRRLGLEFLWIDSLCIIQGDEADWAQEAARMGSYYSNGYITISASWSPRPSGGCFSLSESEFIGRRLQVPDSFSSLSVRRVLDHGSRWPLLHRGWVFQERMLSPRVLHFGLREMVWECLTCTACECGMSDALEAELSNKGEYTRAMANTQRHRLKDVWRDMVQQYSKLDLTFTSDRFAAIAGVAKQMQGYRHANYFAGLWEDSMMGDMLWRTFQSPGYQMKPRNEGNKAPTWSWASVEAPWITYEHLGTRLGARGKTVSFERIEDTYAKILSISGEPLADGNFGDSELGAIIIQGTCIRGRVIHHPLHQPPDSEMLARGTSFSVWYESRKHELKAEIVLDDGSEPKFYADYGFFSAGRYCVSPGDEVVVMKMALVGEGDDVFSKPSVFGLVLRQVGWPKTYERVGLVEFSARNGADAFQGLQRVVLQVV; encoded by the coding sequence ATGGATGACGGCTTTGTCACCTCACCCAACTTGGCCGACTTCTTACACTTGGAAGACGAGTCAGTTTTCTATGAAGAAGATCTACGTCCACTACGCGATGACGCAGCTTTCCGGGAGAGGCTCCAAGAGTTGGAGCAACAGGGTGATGATCGCAGCAGCGCTTCGTTCGAAGCTTGGATCATAAGGAGCACAATCAAGGATGAGATATCCAGGTCTGGAGAGATGGCAACACATGATGGCAGCGACATGCCAACAGGTATTGCGCTGCCAGCAGGTACTATTGCGGTCGCTCCCGATGGGACAGTAACCCAGGGTCACAGGCCTGAACACATGTCGTTGACGCAGTTGATGCTCAGGGACCTTGTTGGCCTGAAGAATCTCAGACTGTCCGAGAACCGAGGAGCGGATGCACACTCTTACCTTCTTCCATCCTCATCGCAAGGCCTTTCCAGCACAAAACCCACCACATGCCCAACATGTGCATGTCTCCAAGATGTATACGGCAAGACCACTCTACAGGAGCTCCAAGAATCTCGAGACAGATGCAAATCCTGCCGGCTTGTTGTCCAGATCCTCGAATTCTACAAGCATGGTCTCAACGGAAAGAACAGGATCCGGATATTTGCACCTCTCACTAAAAACGAAACTCTTCGTATATGCTGTCAGGGCGACATTGCGAGGGAATCCGAGATACCTTTCATGATCGAGGCTTTTGACTTGCCTGGCCATCGTCCCTTATACCCATCCATCAAGCCTGCAGCGGACATCTCCGGCGACACTTCCTCCCCAGAGGCGTTTGCTAAAGCTCGTTACTGGCTTCAACACTGCGTCGATGACCACAAGGGCTGCGCGTCCAATATCAACGTCCGCCTCCCGACCCGCCTGGTCAGGATAAGGCGTGACCCTTTCACGCATTTGACTACCGTCAAACTCGTCGAGACCAACAACTCTTTTGGTCGATATGCTTGTCTCAGTCACTGCTGGGGCCCTCAAGGCTCATCTGGTCTCCTCCGTACGACATCTGCCAACTACGAGGCCTATCTCAATGCAATCCCGATACAATCCTTACCGCGGACGTTCCAACATGCCCTTATTACCACTCGTCGTCTTGGACTGGAATTTCTCTGGATCGACTCGCTATGTATTATTCAGGGCGATGAGGCCGATTGGGCTCAAGAAGCCGCGCGCATGGGGTCATACTACTCTAACGGATACATTACCATTTCCGCATCTTGGTCTCCCCGGCCTTCAGGAGGATGCTTTAGCCTCTCTGAGTCAGAGTTCATCGGACGCCGACTTCAGGTCCCTGACAGTTTTAGTTCTCTCTCTGTCCGCCGAGTGTTGGACCATGGGAGTCGCTGGCCACTACTACACAGGGGATGGGTTTTCCAAGAAAGAATGTTGTCGCCTCGCGTTCTCCACTTCGGCCTGAGAGAAATGGTCTGGGAGTGTCTCACCTGCACCGCATGTGAGTGTGGTATGAGCGACGCCTTGGAGGCAGAATTGTCGAATAAAGGCGAATATACACGAGCGATGGCCAACACTCAGAGACACAGGTTGAAAGATGTGTGGAGAGACATGGTGCAACAATACAGCAAACTCGATCTCACATTTACAAGCGATAGGTTTGCAGCTATCGCTGGCGTCGCAAAGCAGATGCAGGGGTACCGACATGCCAACTATTTTGCAGGACTGTGGGAGGATTCCATGATGGGAGACATGCTATGGAGGACCTTTCAATCACCAGGGTACCAAATGAAGCCGAGGAACGAAGGAAACAAAGCTCCGACGTGGTCATGGGCCTCAGTGGAAGCGCCATGGATCACCTATGAGCATTTGGGGACCCGCCTAGGAGCGAGAGGAAAGACTGTATCGTTTGAAAGGATCGAGGATACGTATGCGAAGATTTTGAGTATTTCAGGTGAACCACTTGCGGATGGAAACTTTGGGGACAGCGAACtcggtgccatcatcatTCAAGGAACTTGCATTAGGGGACGAGTAATTCATCATCCTCTACATCAACCTCCTGATTCAGAGATGCTAGCCCGGGGCACTAGTTTTTCTGTGTGGTATGAGTCAAGGAAGCACGAATTGAAAGCTGAGATTGTTCTGGATGATGGCTCCGAACCAAAGTTTTACGCTGACTACGGATTCTTTTCTGCAGGAAGATATTGCGTCAGTCCGGGGGATGAGGTTGTGGTTATGAAGATGGCACTTGTTGGCGAGGGTGATGATGTCTTCTCTAAGCCGTCAGTGTTTGGACTTGTATTGCGTCAGGTTGGTTGGCCCAAGACATATGAGAGAGTGGGATTGGTTGAGTTTTCAGCAAGGAATGGTGCCGATGCGTTTCAGGGGTTACAAAGGGTCGTTTTACAGGTTGTATGA